A window of the Tenebrio molitor chromosome 1, icTenMoli1.1, whole genome shotgun sequence genome harbors these coding sequences:
- the Eip63E gene encoding cyclin-dependent kinase 5 homolog isoform X2, translating into MREKKSGALSRMQKLRKRLSHSFGRLSVSKEDSEDHNHGKLPYNGYSDEFLDRLEPNGNIPAGKGDIRYELYNVSGHERVKRQLSVSSDSKLLDDDIREETKVILRPRKPPRPKSEVLLNQGSDHRRTKRYSAFGGDSPFGKTEAYIKLEQLGEGSYATVYKGFSNLQNQVVALKEIRLQEEEGAPFTAIREASLLKELKHANIVTLHDIVHTRETLTFVFEYVHTDLSQYLERHSGGLDSRNVRLFLFQLLRGLSYCHKRRVLHRDVKPQNLLISEIGELKLADFGLARAKSVPSHTYSHEVVTLWYRPPDVLLGSTEYSTSLDMWGVGCIFVEMITGMAIFPGVRDTYDQLDKIFKVLGTPLEEDWAGVTRLPGYKLHKIGQYKSRKLGLCWPRLHDVVQGEAMATALLQLDPLKRLGADDAMVHPYFSGLPKKLLELPDDASIFSVEGVHLHQEQYSGIK; encoded by the exons CGGTGTCGAAGGAGGATTCCGAAGACCACAACCACGGCAAGCTGCCCTACAACGGTTACAGCGACGAGTTCCTAGACCGCTTGGAGCCCAACGGAAACATACCCGCCGGGAAAGGTGATATTAGATACG AATTGTACAATGTGTCCGGTCACGAGAGGGTGAAGCGCCAACTGTCCGTCTCGTCCGACAGCAAACTCCTCGACGACGACATCCGAGAGGAGACCAAGGTGATACTGAGACCGAGAAAACCCCCCAGGCCCAAGTCGGAGGTCTTACTCAACCAGGGGTCCGACCACCGCCGAACGAAGAGGTATTCCGCTTTCGGG GGGGACTCTCCGTTCGGCAAGACGGAAGCCTACATCAAACTAGAGCAATTAGGTGAAGGTTCTTACGCGACCGTGTACAAAGGATTTAGCAA TTTACAAAACCAAGTCGTAGCTTTGAAAGAGATTAGACTCCAGGAAGAGGAGGGCGCTCCCTTCACGGCGATCCGGGAAGCTTCCCTTCTCAAAGAACTGAAACACGCCAACATAGTCACCCTGCACGACATCGTCCACACGAGAGAGACTCTGACTTTCGTTTTTGAATATGTC CACACCGACCTGTCTCAGTACCTCGAAAGACACAGCGGGGGCCTGGACTCGCGCAACGTCCGCCTGTTTCTCTTCCAACTGTTGAGGGGCCTATCGTACTGTCACAAGCGCAGGGTGCTGCATCGAGACGTCAAGCCCCAGAACCTGCTGATCAGCGAGATCGGCGAGCTGAAGCTGGCCGACTTCGGCCTGGCCAGGGCGAAGTCCGTCCCGAGCCACACCTACTCCCACGAGGTGGTCACCCTGTGGTACAGGCCCCCGGACGTGCTGCTCGGCAGCACCGAGTACTCCACGTCGCTGGACATGTGGGGCGTGGGCTGCATCTTCGTCGAGATGATCACCGGGATGGCGATCTTCCCCGGCGTCAGGGACACCTACGACCAGCTGGACAAGATATTCAAG GTGCTGGGGACCCCCTTGGAGGAGGACTGGGCCGGCGTGACGCGGCTGCCGGGCTACAAACTCCACAAGATAGGACAGTACAAGTCGCGGAAGCTGGGGCTGTGCTGGCCGAGGCTGCACGACGTCGTCCAGGGGGAGGCCATGGCGACGGCGCTCCTCCAGCTGGACCCGCTGAAACGGCTGGGGGCGGACGACGCGATGGTGCACCCGTACTTCAGCGGACTCCCCAAGAAGCTGCTGGAGCTGCCGGACG ACGCTTCCATCTTCAGCGTGGAGGGCGTGCACCTGCACCAAGAGCAGTACTCCGGAATCAAATGA
- the Eip63E gene encoding cyclin-dependent kinase 5 homolog isoform X3, with amino-acid sequence MSDPAVAKSNLEGKGNLALLMTDRSVSKEDSEDHNHGKLPYNGYSDEFLDRLEPNGNIPAGKGDIRYELYNVSGHERVKRQLSVSSDSKLLDDDIREETKVILRPRKPPRPKSEVLLNQGSDHRRTKRYSAFGGDSPFGKTEAYIKLEQLGEGSYATVYKGFSNLQNQVVALKEIRLQEEEGAPFTAIREASLLKELKHANIVTLHDIVHTRETLTFVFEYVHTDLSQYLERHSGGLDSRNVRLFLFQLLRGLSYCHKRRVLHRDVKPQNLLISEIGELKLADFGLARAKSVPSHTYSHEVVTLWYRPPDVLLGSTEYSTSLDMWGVGCIFVEMITGMAIFPGVRDTYDQLDKIFKVLGTPLEEDWAGVTRLPGYKLHKIGQYKSRKLGLCWPRLHDVVQGEAMATALLQLDPLKRLGADDAMVHPYFSGLPKKLLELPDDASIFSVEGVHLHQEQYSGIK; translated from the exons ATGTCGGATCCGGCGGTGGCGAAGAGCAACCTCGAGGGCAAGGGCAACCTGGCCCTGCTGATGACCGATCGCT CGGTGTCGAAGGAGGATTCCGAAGACCACAACCACGGCAAGCTGCCCTACAACGGTTACAGCGACGAGTTCCTAGACCGCTTGGAGCCCAACGGAAACATACCCGCCGGGAAAGGTGATATTAGATACG AATTGTACAATGTGTCCGGTCACGAGAGGGTGAAGCGCCAACTGTCCGTCTCGTCCGACAGCAAACTCCTCGACGACGACATCCGAGAGGAGACCAAGGTGATACTGAGACCGAGAAAACCCCCCAGGCCCAAGTCGGAGGTCTTACTCAACCAGGGGTCCGACCACCGCCGAACGAAGAGGTATTCCGCTTTCGGG GGGGACTCTCCGTTCGGCAAGACGGAAGCCTACATCAAACTAGAGCAATTAGGTGAAGGTTCTTACGCGACCGTGTACAAAGGATTTAGCAA TTTACAAAACCAAGTCGTAGCTTTGAAAGAGATTAGACTCCAGGAAGAGGAGGGCGCTCCCTTCACGGCGATCCGGGAAGCTTCCCTTCTCAAAGAACTGAAACACGCCAACATAGTCACCCTGCACGACATCGTCCACACGAGAGAGACTCTGACTTTCGTTTTTGAATATGTC CACACCGACCTGTCTCAGTACCTCGAAAGACACAGCGGGGGCCTGGACTCGCGCAACGTCCGCCTGTTTCTCTTCCAACTGTTGAGGGGCCTATCGTACTGTCACAAGCGCAGGGTGCTGCATCGAGACGTCAAGCCCCAGAACCTGCTGATCAGCGAGATCGGCGAGCTGAAGCTGGCCGACTTCGGCCTGGCCAGGGCGAAGTCCGTCCCGAGCCACACCTACTCCCACGAGGTGGTCACCCTGTGGTACAGGCCCCCGGACGTGCTGCTCGGCAGCACCGAGTACTCCACGTCGCTGGACATGTGGGGCGTGGGCTGCATCTTCGTCGAGATGATCACCGGGATGGCGATCTTCCCCGGCGTCAGGGACACCTACGACCAGCTGGACAAGATATTCAAG GTGCTGGGGACCCCCTTGGAGGAGGACTGGGCCGGCGTGACGCGGCTGCCGGGCTACAAACTCCACAAGATAGGACAGTACAAGTCGCGGAAGCTGGGGCTGTGCTGGCCGAGGCTGCACGACGTCGTCCAGGGGGAGGCCATGGCGACGGCGCTCCTCCAGCTGGACCCGCTGAAACGGCTGGGGGCGGACGACGCGATGGTGCACCCGTACTTCAGCGGACTCCCCAAGAAGCTGCTGGAGCTGCCGGACG ACGCTTCCATCTTCAGCGTGGAGGGCGTGCACCTGCACCAAGAGCAGTACTCCGGAATCAAATGA